A section of the Pyramidobacter piscolens W5455 genome encodes:
- a CDS encoding molecular chaperone DnaJ produces MEFDPETMKIHICKKCKGLGFGIDLKGNRFNCSECNGTGRILVKTLKEEFTLDSLSENLSFDKETMKVRVCKSCGGLGSIDYGVEERECEDCHGTGRIIEQKILTEYQLHHVDGIVASKEDA; encoded by the coding sequence ATGGAATTCGATCCGGAAACTATGAAAATTCACATTTGCAAAAAGTGCAAGGGGTTGGGCTTCGGCATCGATCTGAAAGGCAACCGTTTCAACTGCTCAGAGTGCAACGGCACGGGGCGCATTCTCGTCAAGACGCTCAAGGAGGAGTTCACGCTCGACAGCCTGAGCGAAAATCTTTCCTTCGACAAGGAAACGATGAAAGTCCGCGTCTGCAAATCCTGCGGCGGCCTGGGCAGCATCGATTACGGCGTCGAAGAGCGCGAATGCGAGGACTGCCACGGCACGGGACGGATCATCGAACAGAAAATCCTCACCGAATACCAGCTGCATCACGTCGACGGGATCGTCGCCTCCAAAGAGGACGCATGA
- a CDS encoding HAD family hydrolase: protein MGSPYIHLDQIRGVILDWDGVIAESRLDFTPIREKYFGGRRVPLLEAAAEMQEPLKTELMNAIRDEEMRGAARSAAVAGAFDFISLLDGRRIPWCVLSRNCRESIERAAQSIGFTLPPQTFGREARYVKPDPRALTDAAQSIGVPASQCLVVGDYLYELLGARRAGMRCVLVNNCSDRECAALADAVFPTMRGLAGSFLDGGTLVPWEYHDFARRCGRQKLERMHEQTVNVDTPLSFQTLGKLGELAASGLGRLSAGAARKLGAQELREQVLFSPSWLEMPAARVLRSVFAARYPLLHIDRGEAGRPLSSIGSVEDFAEEISPRE, encoded by the coding sequence ATGGGTTCTCCCTATATCCATCTCGATCAGATCCGCGGGGTCATTCTCGACTGGGACGGCGTCATTGCCGAGAGCAGGCTCGATTTTACCCCGATCCGGGAAAAATATTTCGGCGGACGGCGCGTGCCTCTGCTGGAGGCGGCGGCGGAGATGCAAGAACCTCTCAAAACGGAGCTCATGAACGCCATCAGAGACGAAGAGATGCGAGGCGCCGCGCGTTCCGCCGCGGTCGCCGGCGCTTTCGATTTCATCAGCCTGCTCGACGGACGCCGCATCCCATGGTGCGTATTGTCGCGAAACTGCCGCGAATCCATCGAACGTGCCGCTCAAAGCATCGGTTTCACGCTGCCGCCGCAGACTTTCGGGCGCGAAGCCCGCTACGTCAAGCCGGACCCGCGAGCGCTGACCGATGCGGCTCAGTCCATCGGCGTGCCGGCTTCTCAGTGCCTCGTCGTCGGCGATTACCTTTACGAACTGCTCGGCGCGCGGCGCGCCGGGATGCGCTGCGTTCTCGTGAACAACTGTTCCGACCGTGAATGCGCCGCGCTGGCCGACGCCGTTTTCCCCACGATGCGCGGCCTTGCCGGCAGTTTCCTTGACGGAGGGACGCTCGTCCCCTGGGAGTATCACGACTTTGCGCGGCGCTGCGGCCGGCAAAAACTGGAAAGGATGCACGAACAGACCGTCAATGTCGATACGCCGCTGTCGTTTCAAACCCTCGGCAAGCTCGGCGAATTGGCCGCCTCGGGGCTCGGCCGATTGTCGGCGGGCGCCGCGCGCAAATTGGGGGCGCAAGAGCTGCGGGAGCAGGTTTTGTTTTCCCCTTCCTGGCTGGAAATGCCCGCGGCGCGGGTATTGAGGTCCGTATTCGCCGCCCGCTATCCGCTGCTGCATATCGACAGAGGCGAAGCTGGGCGCCCGCTCTCCTCCATCGGCAGCGTCGAAGATTTTGCAGAGGAAATTTCCCCTCGAGAGTAG